AAGGAGATCAAGTCATCAGGCCAATTTCATATGAAAGCCGATGTCTAGCTATTCTGTCGACTGGATGTCCGTAAGACATGCGTGCGAGACGTTTCGTTGTTACAGTCCTATCTCATTCGGTTACGGCCAGCGTCAATGTGGTAGGGCAGAGGACAGCTCTACGGTAGTGTGTGCTCCCTCCGCTCTACAGCCTTACGTGGGGCCTATGCCGAGTGTTGCCAGTGATCGGATTTCCCCTTTCTTCAGCTATTTGCACTCGTATTTTGGAAACCCTGAACATTCCCCTGATTTGCATTTGTGATCGTTGCCGAGTGAACCGGCCTTTCCGCATTTTTCACCCTTATTGAGCTTCGGTCGACACGCATTCACTTTGGTATCGAGCCCTCCATCACAATATTTTCCGGCACCGCAATCGGAATCTTTCTGGCACACACAGCTGCCTTTTGCGCCGTCCACGGCACCGCACTTGCCTTCCTTACACGCATCGTCGTTGTAGCAGATATCGCCTATCTCAACCGAATTCGGTGTGTAACACCGAGAGAACTTGCAAAATCCACTCTTGCATTGATGCCCTCCACCCACCAGATCACAGCTCTCGTTATCGGCTTTCTTATTCTTGCATTGGTTCAGATTCAGGTCAGCGCCCTGGTCGCAGTACTTACCCTCGATGCAGTCTGCATCCGCTTTGCAAACACAGACTCCCTTTAAGCCTCCGACATCACTGCATTTCCCTACCGAGCAGGCATCGTCGGTGTAGCAAGTACCGCCTGCCGATACTGAATGGGGTGTGTAGCAACGGCCGAATTTACAGAACCCGCTCTTACATTGATGTCCGCCTCCAGCTACATCGCATGTGTCATTGTCGGCCTTGAGAGGCATACATCGGTTTTTATCAAGATCAATTCCAGCATTGCAGAAATACCCTGAAGGGCATTCCGTGTCTTTGCGACACTTTGGCAAGCCACCTGCGACGTAGGTTTCCCCGTCCTTGAGGGTGAAGATGTTCCCCTCGAGATCGCGGAATCGAGGGTTCCGATGGTCAGGATCGTCTAATTTAACTCTTTCTCCCTCGTCATTAACGTGGTAGTCAAAATCTCCATGGTTTGGATCTATCTCAGGATTCGTTCCTATTTTGTATATTTGAAAATGAAGATGATCTCGTGAGGCACATCCAACTTTTCCCTCGTCCCCAAGATAAGTCCCTTCAGCAACCCATTGGTCTTCCTTGAGCTTTGCCTTAATAGTTGTACTGCCAAACTCCATATGTGAATACTTAGCCCATTCACCATTGACATGCTCAATCCATACATAGTTGTTGAGACAATCCCTCGTATTGCGAAATAATCGTTCGGGCCATTGGTTCTTGGTGCGACCGTCCTGAATATATCGAACGAATCCATCAGCGGCAGCTACGATGCGATGCGTACCACCACCTTTCCCGTGCATATCAATGCGACCAAATGGATTATGAGTGACAAAGTCGCGGCCAACTTTTACGTTCGTACCATCGGCATAGGGGATTCGGTAGACATTCTGAGATTCCTGTCCCTTCGGGGGTGGCCCCGGATTCACACACGCGTTCACAGCCGCATCGTACTTTCGAAGGCATTCCTCCAGGTCATCGCCGGTCTTGTTCATGCAAGGCTTATAGAGCACTTGGGCCTCCGCCTCGCAACGATCAAGCAGTTCAGTTTGATGAGGCGTAACTTTCTCTCCCACGCCAGCCTTTGACGCTGCCTTCCCCTTCCGGACCTTTTCGGAAGGCTTGATGGGCGTCCCGTTCTCTGCTTCTCTACCGGCGTGGCCTGAGGAGGTCGTATCGAGCGTCCACAGTGTAGCCAGGCAGAGTATGGCTAGAAGATGCACCCAGCAGCTTGATTGTATCGATCTCATGACACCCCGTCCTTTCTGCAGCCTGCCAAACCCAGGCCATATCTCGAACTACTTACACACATACTTCGGGAAACCCGAGCATTGGCCAGACTTGCATTTGTGGTCATTCCCGGCAACGCCTGCGCACGATTCGCCCTTATCCAGTTTGGGACGGCAGGCGTTTACTTTGGCGTCAACTCCGCCATCACACCATTTCCCGGAGCCACAGTCCGAGTCTTTCTTACAGACACAGGTTCCCTTGGTCAGTCCACCGACAGGTGCGGTGCACTTCCCCTCTCGGCATTCGTCGTCGAAACGGCACGATTCGCCCATCGATGCCGATGTTGGTGCAGAACAGAATCCGGTCTTGCATCGACCGGCCTGACATTGATCGGCCTTAGTACAGACAGAACCGTCGCTCAATTTGGCCTTGCACGTGCGCTGTCCCGCAATAGGCTCACCGCAATAGTTACCGGCCCCACAATCCGAATCCGCTTGGCATTCATCGGCAACCTTGCAGGTACCAAGGTTGCACCGGTCGGAGGCGCATTGCCGTTTATCTGTACAACTACTGCCTAACGGTTTCTTTGCTTTGCAGACATTCCGCTTTAGATCCAACACCCCAGCGGTACAGAACTCGTCGTCCTCACAATCAGCATCGGCTTCACACTGTCCTTCGCCACGCAAGCCGGCCATAGCCTGATAATCAGTCTTCCCGTCGCTCGTTAGGTATCGTTCGCGCTGCTTAGCAGCGCGGCTCAATTGACAGGCGTTTAGGACTTCTTTGCCAATTCCTGACGTACAATAGTCCATGACATTTGAAATTCCTTTGCATTCACGGAGATCACCAGCACTATCGGGCTTAACCTGACCCTGGCAGGAATTACACTTTATGTGATTACCGAATTCTTTGTTGCAGTTCGACACACTAAGGGGATTCAGATTCACATAAGGCTCGAAGGTGTGCTTGAGTGAGAAAAAGTGCCCAAGTTCGTGTGCGAGTAGATATCGCTGAGTCAGGACTTTCGGGTCGGTATCCGCCACCACGCAGGTAGCTATAATGATGCCCCGCTTTCGGTTGAACGGATTGACCCAGTGAGGAAAGGTCGCTCGACCGCACAAGCCCTTGTTCTTTTCCTCATTCTTTACGACCGTGTCGACGACAAGCACTGTGAGATGCCCGTCTGTTTTTGTACGAGCCTGATTGTCGAAGTTGTCGTCCATAAACTTTTCAAGGTCAGATACATTATCGAACCCAAGATAACTAAAATTCTTCCCGTTGGAATCCGTCTGAATCTTGATTGCGGTGTGATTCTCCTGCACAAACGTCGGGTGGATGACCAAAGCCGGGTTATTGCTATAGAGCGACTCGGCCATCTCGATGTTGACCCGCAGCCACTTTACGATTTCGTCGTAAGTGTACCGCTGCGTGTTGATATGAAAGTGAATGTTCGCATCGAAGTTACCCGCCCAAACCGATGAAAGCGGGCAGAGCCAGACAAGCGCTACGATCGCACAGATGCTGACCACGTGCTTCAGCCTTTTCATGACGGGACCCTCCTAAGTATAAGTAGACAAGCCTACTGTGCCATTGCCTGTGGTTCTGGCAGCATTTTCCTAATAATACGATCGAAGTCTCGCTTGGGGTGATTGCCGACTAATGACACGCCGTTGATCACGAACGCGGGTGTGCCGTCGAAGCCGAACCGTTCTGCTTCCGCTCGATCAGCTGTAATACGTTGCGTCACTGCGTCACTCTGTAAATCGCGTTCGAGCTGTGCGTGGTCGATGTTCAGTGTCGCAGCAATTTCCTGCACGGCTTCGACGCCGCGAGACAAGTTACGCTGCTGCTGAAACACCAGGTCATGAAATCGCCAAGCCTCGTCTTCGTTCTGCAGTGCGATGGCCTCAAAATAGCGCGCTGCTGGCTCGGCCGTGGCGTGGAAGCTCAATGGATTGTGTTTGTAGACGAGACGGACCTTGTCTTCATACGCTACCAGCACTTCCTGCAGTGTCGGGGATACGGCTCTGCAATAGGGGCACTCGAAATCGCTGTACTCCACGACAGTGATCGGCGCGTTGCGCGCTCCGCGAATAGGACGATCTTCCGCAACCGTCGCAACTTTTGGGTTCGCCATTTCTGCCTGCCATTGCGCTTCCTCGAGCTTTGCTTTTCGAATTTCGGTTCCGCGTTCTACGAGGTCCGCAATCATCACCGGATCTTGTTTCAACGCGTGAAGGATGAGATCTGGATGTTGTCGTAATGTCTCTTCGACCAAAGCTTTGATGTCAGTGGCCGGTGACTGTAGATCAGACGCCTGCGCCCATGTCTGTTCGGTACTGCTCGCGAGAATTCCAATTGATGCTGTTAGACTAAAAGCCAAGAGTGAAAACGTTCTCCAGATAGACATCATAATAGGCACCTCCTTAACCGCCGATAATCGTCGATAGAATGTCCTCTATGTGGCTCTTTACGGTAACCGGTTCAGGAACCTCTACGAGGTACGAACACTCAGCAAGAGTTATTCCTGAAAGTCACGCTATCAAAATGGCGATGGTTGTTAGGTTGAAACATTCGATGACACTAATACCTACAAATATGAGATACAGGGGTGTATCTGATCAGATACTGACAGGTTATTAAAAAAATATGTTCTGGATAGACCAGCCCTCCCCCTAATCAGGATTAGGCTGATGAACTTTGTCTTGGTGGAATGGAGAGCACCTACCTTTGTACTCCCCACATGAGTATCTTGTTGATCAGCCCATGAATAGTTTTTTCAGCACACGCATACATTGCGCCTGGCCTTCCTAGAGATGCCAGAAGAACAAATAGAACCAGACTTACTGTTGTCAGGCTGGCAAGAATACGAGGAGACGTGAGAGGACGCTATAGTTAGTTTTACACATGCAGGCCATAGGCGACACTATGCGTTGGTGCAGTCTGGCGCATCGCTATGCAGCCGCACGGCCAGTTCGCTGCGTGAACGCACTCCGACTTTGCGAAAGATCGCCTGCACTTGATTAGCCACGGTGTGCTCACTGCAGTTACGGCGTTGGGCAATGTCTCGGTTTGTGGAGCCTGCCAACAACGCCGCCAGTATCGCTCGTTCGGCGTCTGTCAGGTTCATAATCTGATCAGCAGGAAGGAGCGGATAGGTGCCGATCAGCAATCTGTCGCCATGCACTCCATATTCTTCCAGTGTGGCTCGTGGTCCGTTGGGCGAAAAAAATGCCGCAAGCTCGGTGAGCGATGACAAACGCAGTTTGCGAACTGCACGCGTTGTGCAGTTCGTCACGGCGGAGGGTGAGATCCCGAGCATATAGCCGATCTCCTTGCAGCTATGCCCTTGGCCGATGAATTCCGCGACTTGGCGCTCGCGCAGGGTGAGGCCGCGTGGATCAGGAAATCTGGGGTCATTCTTGATCGCAAGAACAAACCGGCGACCGTCAGAATCGAAATGGTCGATGAGCGACCAGCGGCCTTGCACAAGGCCCTCCCAGGCTGCCAACGCACGGTCAGGGTTGCTACGACCTTGGCGGGTTCGAAGCTGGTCGAGGCGGCGGACCGCTCTCTGCAATGCGGCACGTGCCGTCTGACGTTCTGCTCCCTGACGGGCGTCGTGGAGCTTGCCGGCGGTGTCAAAAATGGCTTCCACCAGAAGGGAATCAAGGTTTAGGGTCTGTACGGATTCTCGCAGCCGAAGCCCGGCGCCCAGATGGCTGGCTGCACATTGCCAGCGGTGTCGCTCCTGCACGGTCGGTATAATTGGTTTCGAGAACAGCCAGCACAGGATTAGTGCGCTACCTTGACCCGTAAGCCCCTTGACTGCCAGCTTGTCGTGCACGACACCGTTCGTAATCTGCTGAACAACAGCCGCCAAACCTGGTTCACGTGTGAATAAGGCTTCGCTGAGAGAGGTGACGGCCGGCCCGCTGCGGAAGAAATGACTGACGGTGGGAGTTTGTACCTGCATGCTTGCTGCGAGAATGTCCCGTGCATGCTCTGGTCCTAACGCAGCGGTTCGTACAAGCTTCAGGTTTCTCGGGGTGTACTGATAGGTACCGATGGTAGGCCAGAAGCCTCGACTTGCTAGCGATGCGGCATGCTCGAGTACGTGGTTCAGCCAGGTGTCGTCGTCATCCTCGAGCCTGTACACCTCCTCAATGAGCCCCACCCAATCCTTCGTGTTCATGGGTTTGAGTTGTTCGTTCCTCTACAGGTCGGAATATGTGATGTATACAATGGACAGCGTCTCAGTGTCACCCGCTGACATCAATTCCTATTCGGTGAAACCACACTTCTCAGTCACTATTCCCAAGTAATCAACTCTTCCGTATGGACAGCAATGGACTGACTGCTGTTTATCCGATGCGAGTTCGTGATGCTAAGGGCGGTGCAAGGTCACCGTCATCGTGTGTCCATCAAATTGAGGAGCGAGTAGGCTACTACTCCGAGGGGTGTTCAGTGGAGGCCAAGATGGGTTGAAACATCGGATCGGCGTCGAGCACGGCCTTCAGTCCATCGCTCGCGAGGAAATACCGCCAGACCGCCTCGTCTTTTCCGGGTATCTCGTCGAACCAGCGTTTGGCCTCGGTGAGGTGCTGGAGCATCTGACTTTTTTCCCCATAGTCCGGCATAAAAATCATGCTGTAGGCCATGGTGTAGTGCGCGAGAAACTTGTCGATCGGCAATTCCGCGAGCTCCGCCGAGGCGAGCGCGTCTTCATAGGCGCGGACGCTGTCGGGATCATGCAAAATCCGGTTCCAGGCCACCTTATTGATGCGAGACCAGGCGAGTTGGAGCAGGCCCTCAGCCCTGGGTGTTTTGCGCTCAGCCGGAATGTTTTTGATCAATGCCTCAAATGTGTCAATCATCGGAACTTGGTCATTATTCCAACGATAGGCCATGCCTAGGCGAAACCGGTTATCCAACCGTTCAGGATGGAGCTTTGCGAGTGTCTGTAACGCGGGCAGCAATCGATAGAGCAGGTCTGCCGGCGTTGGCTGGGAGAAGCCGCCCACTTCCATCCCTAAGGAGAGATCCAGACGGGTCGAAGCGGCAGCAATGGTCCAATAAAACTCGTTGACTGTGAGGGAGAGCGCCGGATCCTTGACGGCCAATTTATGGTTCTGAGCCGCCTCTCGTAGCAAGATGCCGTACAGATTC
The sequence above is drawn from the Nitrospira sp. genome and encodes:
- a CDS encoding M23 family metallopeptidase, which gives rise to MRSIQSSCWVHLLAILCLATLWTLDTTSSGHAGREAENGTPIKPSEKVRKGKAASKAGVGEKVTPHQTELLDRCEAEAQVLYKPCMNKTGDDLEECLRKYDAAVNACVNPGPPPKGQESQNVYRIPYADGTNVKVGRDFVTHNPFGRIDMHGKGGGTHRIVAAADGFVRYIQDGRTKNQWPERLFRNTRDCLNNYVWIEHVNGEWAKYSHMEFGSTTIKAKLKEDQWVAEGTYLGDEGKVGCASRDHLHFQIYKIGTNPEIDPNHGDFDYHVNDEGERVKLDDPDHRNPRFRDLEGNIFTLKDGETYVAGGLPKCRKDTECPSGYFCNAGIDLDKNRCMPLKADNDTCDVAGGGHQCKSGFCKFGRCYTPHSVSAGGTCYTDDACSVGKCSDVGGLKGVCVCKADADCIEGKYCDQGADLNLNQCKNKKADNESCDLVGGGHQCKSGFCKFSRCYTPNSVEIGDICYNDDACKEGKCGAVDGAKGSCVCQKDSDCGAGKYCDGGLDTKVNACRPKLNKGEKCGKAGSLGNDHKCKSGECSGFPKYECK
- a CDS encoding thioredoxin domain-containing protein, which codes for MMSIWRTFSLLAFSLTASIGILASSTEQTWAQASDLQSPATDIKALVEETLRQHPDLILHALKQDPVMIADLVERGTEIRKAKLEEAQWQAEMANPKVATVAEDRPIRGARNAPITVVEYSDFECPYCRAVSPTLQEVLVAYEDKVRLVYKHNPLSFHATAEPAARYFEAIALQNEDEAWRFHDLVFQQQRNLSRGVEAVQEIAATLNIDHAQLERDLQSDAVTQRITADRAEAERFGFDGTPAFVINGVSLVGNHPKRDFDRIIRKMLPEPQAMAQ
- a CDS encoding helix-turn-helix transcriptional regulator; translation: MNTKDWVGLIEEVYRLEDDDDTWLNHVLEHAASLASRGFWPTIGTYQYTPRNLKLVRTAALGPEHARDILAASMQVQTPTVSHFFRSGPAVTSLSEALFTREPGLAAVVQQITNGVVHDKLAVKGLTGQGSALILCWLFSKPIIPTVQERHRWQCAASHLGAGLRLRESVQTLNLDSLLVEAIFDTAGKLHDARQGAERQTARAALQRAVRRLDQLRTRQGRSNPDRALAAWEGLVQGRWSLIDHFDSDGRRFVLAIKNDPRFPDPRGLTLRERQVAEFIGQGHSCKEIGYMLGISPSAVTNCTTRAVRKLRLSSLTELAAFFSPNGPRATLEEYGVHGDRLLIGTYPLLPADQIMNLTDAERAILAALLAGSTNRDIAQRRNCSEHTVANQVQAIFRKVGVRSRSELAVRLHSDAPDCTNA